Proteins co-encoded in one Natronorubrum daqingense genomic window:
- a CDS encoding glycosyltransferase family 39 protein, whose product MAIVLLLAGVTRFHGLTTDGLWLDEIAALEGWTPNPSSTIEAIVAGNVPESPLHIVLVQGWLGLVGSTTFLARSFSILCGVASVYLLYATGRVLFDRRVGVIAALVLALSPLHIQYSREARFLALLFLCSTLSFYFFARLLSGDRSRTVWAGYVLSCVLLVCTHVTGVFVILAHNVLVARWILPRGWPDRIPTRAWLTAQTLIVVGSLPWLATFAWHVRLGNTDPFSWFTPPTLGQFAQTLLVYAGRLATYPFAVHDPVSHTLSVVVLGCLAVLGAYSFITYTPDDVREWHQSAPFTADEPDDEHATATKRTARSAEASADATVVRTYLQREYVVLCWAFVPILAPYVISHVFVPVFHLEYAFVSLGGLALLAAHGVTRIDRRSLRWLLATLLLVGLVASAGVYVGAETQEDWPGAAATVDASPDEPVFVTPGYTADALVAYTDRPPETVLDPPDAAVGDSQDPFVSPEETINETETALADAPGNETQFWVVAPQAYEHEDEWITDLEAAAAEYEYYEHGEIDTYRFSLENDETE is encoded by the coding sequence ATGGCCATCGTCTTGCTCCTCGCCGGCGTCACCCGGTTTCACGGGCTGACGACGGACGGCCTCTGGCTGGACGAAATCGCAGCGCTCGAGGGATGGACACCCAACCCGTCGAGTACGATCGAAGCCATCGTCGCGGGCAACGTCCCCGAATCGCCGCTGCATATCGTGCTCGTACAGGGATGGCTCGGACTCGTCGGTTCGACGACCTTCCTCGCCAGGTCGTTCTCGATTCTCTGTGGGGTTGCCTCGGTCTACCTCCTGTACGCGACCGGACGCGTGCTGTTCGACCGACGCGTCGGCGTTATCGCTGCTCTCGTTCTCGCGCTCTCACCACTCCACATTCAGTACTCGCGGGAAGCCCGTTTCCTCGCGTTGTTGTTTCTCTGTAGTACACTCTCGTTCTATTTCTTCGCACGATTGTTATCCGGGGATCGCTCGCGGACCGTGTGGGCCGGATACGTACTCTCGTGCGTGTTACTTGTCTGCACTCACGTCACCGGAGTGTTCGTCATCCTCGCGCACAACGTCCTCGTCGCTCGATGGATACTCCCTCGAGGGTGGCCAGATCGAATCCCGACTCGAGCGTGGCTCACGGCGCAGACGCTGATCGTCGTCGGATCGCTCCCTTGGCTTGCGACGTTCGCCTGGCACGTTCGTCTGGGGAACACCGACCCGTTCTCGTGGTTCACGCCGCCAACGCTGGGCCAGTTCGCTCAGACGCTCCTCGTGTACGCCGGGAGGCTTGCGACCTACCCCTTCGCGGTTCACGACCCGGTCAGTCACACCCTTTCTGTCGTCGTCCTCGGCTGTCTCGCGGTGCTCGGAGCGTACTCGTTTATCACCTATACGCCGGACGACGTCCGTGAGTGGCACCAGAGCGCACCGTTCACCGCGGACGAACCCGACGACGAACACGCGACCGCGACGAAACGAACCGCCCGTTCGGCCGAAGCGAGCGCCGACGCCACCGTCGTCAGGACCTACCTTCAACGCGAGTACGTCGTCCTGTGTTGGGCTTTCGTCCCGATTTTGGCTCCGTACGTCATTTCACACGTGTTCGTGCCGGTCTTTCACCTCGAGTACGCGTTCGTCTCGCTCGGCGGTCTCGCGTTGCTAGCCGCACACGGAGTAACTCGGATCGATCGGCGTTCACTCCGCTGGCTCCTCGCGACACTCCTGCTCGTCGGATTGGTCGCTTCCGCGGGCGTCTACGTCGGTGCGGAGACGCAGGAAGATTGGCCGGGAGCGGCAGCGACGGTCGACGCGAGTCCGGACGAACCGGTTTTCGTCACGCCGGGGTATACTGCAGACGCGCTCGTCGCCTATACGGATCGACCGCCCGAAACCGTGCTGGATCCGCCCGACGCTGCAGTCGGTGACTCACAGGATCCGTTCGTTTCGCCGGAGGAGACGATCAACGAAACTGAAACCGCACTCGCCGATGCTCCCGGTAACGAAACCCAATTTTGGGTCGTCGCCCCGCAAGCGTACGAACACGAGGACGAGTGGATCACCGACCTCGAGGCCGCAGCGGCGGAGTACGAGTACTACGAGCACGGCGAGATCGACACCTACCGGTTTTCACTCGAGAACGACGAAACCGAATAA
- a CDS encoding DUF2334 domain-containing protein, with protein sequence MVSALVIAILLAGIAGTVSVSTILDSESSDHQSVDRSWETHETIVIFRNDDIQPWYNQEEMRAVDQVFIDADVPVTLGIIPKVAGENAITDDDETCSYLRSLESEYPDQFEMAIHGYTHEEQTDFYDGSEFGNVSITTQYEWLVAGEEIMHDCVDRPSQTFIPPMNTYDDNTVDVLVEEGYPIVSGGEWFTSVYYEEEAPFEEDGILHVPETQAFEDWSNADNDSDEVPFHDLETLTESFDEAVEDNEPYVQMLHYQYFTSEDRLDMLRSLIEYMNATDDVTFMTLEQFGDGLESGDIEETDDGWRVLEPIEETVNETADDDSSQSTIPNPWREIRSVLFR encoded by the coding sequence ATGGTCTCAGCGCTGGTCATCGCTATCCTGCTGGCGGGAATCGCTGGCACCGTCTCGGTCAGCACGATACTCGATTCGGAATCGAGCGACCACCAATCGGTCGATCGATCGTGGGAAACACACGAGACGATCGTCATATTCAGGAACGACGACATTCAGCCGTGGTACAATCAAGAAGAGATGCGAGCCGTCGACCAGGTGTTCATCGACGCGGACGTTCCCGTTACGCTCGGGATCATCCCAAAGGTAGCCGGTGAGAACGCGATTACCGACGATGACGAAACCTGCTCGTACCTTCGCTCACTCGAGTCCGAGTATCCCGACCAATTCGAGATGGCGATTCACGGGTATACACACGAAGAACAGACCGATTTTTACGACGGAAGCGAGTTCGGCAACGTCTCGATCACGACTCAATACGAGTGGCTCGTCGCTGGCGAGGAGATCATGCACGACTGCGTCGATAGACCCTCTCAGACGTTCATTCCGCCGATGAACACGTACGACGACAACACGGTGGACGTCCTCGTCGAGGAGGGGTATCCGATCGTCTCCGGAGGCGAGTGGTTCACGTCGGTGTACTACGAGGAGGAAGCGCCGTTCGAGGAGGACGGTATCTTGCACGTGCCGGAGACGCAGGCGTTCGAGGACTGGTCGAACGCGGATAACGACTCCGACGAGGTGCCCTTCCACGACCTCGAGACGCTGACAGAGTCGTTCGACGAGGCCGTCGAAGACAACGAACCGTACGTCCAAATGCTTCACTACCAGTACTTCACGAGCGAGGACCGACTCGACATGTTGCGATCGCTCATCGAGTACATGAACGCGACGGACGACGTCACGTTCATGACGCTCGAGCAGTTCGGCGATGGCCTCGAGTCGGGTGATATCGAGGAAACGGACGACGGATGGCGGGTTCTCGAACCGATCGAAGAAACCGTGAACGAAACTGCGGACGACGACTCCTCGCAATCGACCATTCCGAACCCGTGGCGTGAGATTCGGAGCGTGCTGTTCCGATGA
- a CDS encoding DUF547 domain-containing protein — MSTQLDPLSLSADLLYTVKTEGETAWLQEHLATLERAPLRRALATREAKLSFWLNCYNAYAQLLLESTPSSLEGSPVRRWKFATRDQIPVAGVWLSLNDIEHGLLRCSKHPWGFGYVPRPLPSTFEREFRLPACDPRTHFVISRGAEHCPPVTVYSADDVDEALDIAVEWFLAEHVSYDSSSNAATVPQLFSRYRGDFGGVRGIVDFLRTYNAIPDDAKPSLEYESGPHTPDLEFEVELDDFRP; from the coding sequence ATGTCGACCCAGCTCGACCCACTCTCTCTCTCGGCCGATCTGTTGTATACGGTCAAGACGGAGGGTGAGACGGCCTGGCTGCAAGAGCATCTCGCGACACTCGAGCGAGCGCCGCTCCGACGAGCACTGGCGACGCGCGAGGCCAAACTATCGTTCTGGCTCAACTGCTACAACGCTTACGCGCAGTTGCTTCTCGAGTCGACTCCGTCGTCACTCGAGGGCAGTCCGGTCCGCCGGTGGAAGTTCGCAACTCGCGATCAGATTCCGGTTGCCGGCGTCTGGTTGAGCCTCAACGACATCGAGCACGGCCTCCTCCGCTGTTCGAAGCACCCCTGGGGGTTCGGGTACGTTCCGCGGCCGTTGCCATCGACGTTCGAACGGGAGTTTCGACTACCCGCCTGCGATCCGCGGACGCACTTCGTGATCAGTCGCGGCGCGGAACACTGTCCGCCGGTGACCGTCTACTCGGCGGACGACGTCGACGAAGCGCTGGACATCGCCGTCGAGTGGTTCCTCGCCGAACACGTCTCCTACGACTCGAGTTCGAACGCCGCGACGGTTCCACAACTCTTCAGTCGCTATCGCGGCGACTTCGGCGGCGTCCGCGGTATCGTCGACTTCCTCCGGACGTACAACGCGATACCCGACGACGCGAAGCCGTCACTCGAGTACGAGTCCGGCCCGCACACACCCGACCTCGAGTTCGAGGTCGAACTGGACGATTTCCGCCCGTAG
- a CDS encoding glycoside hydrolase family 26 protein: MRRRDILGTISTAAIASSVSGCTQSTTDEGTRIIGSYPGDDATSAEQYRPFEEWLETRFGVLTLYVNADDDESVRQNFLSGLTDVWQTGHVPMVTWLSYVDSESETPSTITHQIRDGEYDAVLEWWVDELSAWLAADDPVIDGPRRLYFRPFPEMNGDWLPWSVLEDDDVEPFVDAWRYVHERLMDAVDADDPRERVQWVWNPNATEHTDVPTEASYPGEEYVDWIGIDGYNFGDSSMGDGWQSPESVFEPMRTRLTDLSDRPLSIPEFGSTSVRDGEHDVSAKDEWIDDVFEYIEANDIRMVCWFNVDKETDWAVFGGARGTDTFEDERRDERYRVYDSFRERVQRGDYVGGSTQTPGVLSNDHFQGRF; the protein is encoded by the coding sequence GTGCGTCGACGCGACATACTCGGGACGATCTCCACGGCCGCGATAGCAAGTTCGGTGAGCGGGTGTACTCAATCGACGACCGACGAGGGAACCCGAATTATCGGCTCGTATCCCGGCGACGACGCCACTTCGGCGGAACAGTACCGTCCCTTCGAGGAGTGGCTCGAGACGCGGTTCGGCGTGCTCACGCTCTACGTGAACGCGGACGACGACGAGAGCGTCCGTCAGAACTTCCTCTCGGGACTAACGGACGTCTGGCAGACGGGTCACGTCCCCATGGTGACCTGGCTTTCGTACGTCGATTCGGAGTCGGAGACGCCGTCGACGATCACGCACCAGATCCGCGACGGCGAGTACGACGCTGTCCTCGAGTGGTGGGTGGACGAACTTTCGGCGTGGTTGGCGGCCGACGACCCGGTGATCGACGGGCCGCGACGGCTCTATTTCAGGCCGTTTCCGGAAATGAACGGGGACTGGCTTCCCTGGAGCGTCCTCGAGGACGACGACGTCGAACCGTTCGTCGACGCGTGGCGCTACGTTCACGAGCGGTTGATGGACGCAGTCGATGCGGACGATCCACGTGAACGCGTCCAGTGGGTCTGGAATCCGAACGCAACAGAACACACCGACGTTCCAACCGAAGCGAGCTACCCGGGTGAGGAGTACGTCGACTGGATCGGAATCGACGGCTACAATTTCGGTGATAGTTCGATGGGGGATGGCTGGCAGTCGCCGGAGTCAGTGTTCGAACCGATGCGGACCAGACTAACCGACCTCAGTGACCGACCGCTATCGATCCCCGAATTTGGATCGACATCGGTCCGAGACGGCGAGCACGATGTATCCGCCAAAGACGAGTGGATCGACGATGTCTTCGAGTACATCGAGGCGAACGATATCCGAATGGTGTGTTGGTTCAACGTCGACAAGGAAACCGACTGGGCGGTCTTCGGCGGTGCTCGCGGCACGGATACGTTCGAAGACGAACGCAGAGACGAACGGTATCGCGTCTACGATAGCTTTCGGGAACGAGTTCAGCGGGGTGACTACGTCGGCGGAAGCACCCAGACGCCCGGCGTCCTCTCGAACGATCACTTCCAGGGCCGGTTTTGA
- a CDS encoding HalOD1 output domain-containing protein has translation MTEGRISESHGCEFTRRVRYDRETNEPPSIATATALAQYYGEDVAATSMRLYDYIDPDALDALFADTHSGTTRAAGSVEFTVEDVQVTIQPGQIEVRPAE, from the coding sequence ATGACGGAAGGAAGGATTAGCGAGTCCCACGGATGCGAATTTACACGTCGCGTCCGCTACGATCGAGAGACCAACGAACCGCCAAGTATCGCAACCGCAACAGCGCTGGCCCAATACTACGGTGAAGACGTCGCGGCAACCAGCATGCGGCTGTACGACTACATCGATCCCGATGCACTCGATGCCCTCTTCGCGGACACCCACAGCGGAACGACGCGGGCCGCGGGGAGTGTCGAATTTACGGTCGAAGACGTGCAGGTAACGATTCAGCCCGGACAAATCGAGGTCCGGCCGGCCGAGTAA
- a CDS encoding glycosyltransferase, with product MKSPKIVGFRLWSILRSVRWLSVALFLSALLPFWLLVGVMDDGSVYAVAGFGLIMACYVGWSYYVVMYRPWYRDVFGVGTLAVVLCGYAVGVVTIGWVYPAPIQFVHLLAIALIFVYYWFIALIALYHDQVDHAKFTPSPPFPSITVLVPAYNEAGYVGRTVASLLEARYPEEQLEIIVIDDGSTDETAGEARSFESEGVRVVTKENGGKYSALNYGLLFAEGEVIVTVDADSIVATDALKQIVAPFASNPEIGAVASNVTIWNRNSLITRCQQLEYTIGVNIYRRMLDYFGIVLIVPGCLGAYRREAIEGVFAYDPETLTEDFDVTMKILRSGYRVSVSDARVYTEAPDTWTSLYNQRLRWYRGNYMTLFKHIRVVVDSSYGLLHRLAVPFRLVELFFLPVATWIILGFIAWLLLGGQVVQVLALFVFFTSIIVLIAALGILIEGEDWRLIIYAPLFVIGYKHFHDALNLKCLFDVLSDRDLDWTHAQRIDQRDADDSPTE from the coding sequence ATGAAATCTCCGAAAATCGTCGGCTTCCGACTCTGGTCGATACTTCGATCAGTCAGGTGGCTCTCGGTCGCGTTGTTTCTCTCGGCGTTGCTTCCGTTCTGGTTGCTCGTCGGCGTGATGGACGACGGCTCGGTGTACGCCGTCGCCGGATTCGGACTGATCATGGCCTGTTACGTCGGGTGGTCGTACTACGTGGTTATGTACAGACCGTGGTACCGAGATGTCTTCGGTGTCGGGACGCTGGCGGTCGTTCTGTGCGGTTATGCGGTCGGCGTCGTCACGATCGGCTGGGTCTATCCGGCCCCCATCCAGTTCGTTCACCTCCTCGCGATTGCGCTCATCTTCGTGTACTACTGGTTCATTGCCCTCATCGCACTCTATCACGATCAGGTCGATCACGCGAAGTTCACTCCGTCACCACCGTTTCCGTCGATTACCGTTCTCGTTCCGGCGTACAACGAAGCCGGCTACGTCGGTCGAACGGTCGCGTCGTTACTCGAGGCGCGCTACCCGGAAGAACAGTTGGAGATCATCGTTATCGACGACGGAAGTACGGACGAAACGGCCGGGGAAGCACGTTCGTTCGAATCCGAGGGGGTTCGCGTCGTGACGAAAGAAAACGGCGGCAAGTACTCCGCTCTCAACTACGGACTATTGTTCGCCGAAGGTGAGGTTATCGTCACGGTCGATGCGGACAGCATCGTCGCAACCGACGCCCTCAAACAGATCGTCGCTCCGTTCGCGTCGAATCCAGAAATTGGTGCCGTCGCGAGTAACGTGACGATTTGGAACCGAAACTCGTTGATCACGCGCTGTCAGCAACTCGAGTACACCATCGGGGTCAACATCTACCGTCGCATGCTCGATTACTTCGGCATCGTTCTGATCGTTCCAGGGTGTCTCGGTGCGTATCGCCGCGAGGCGATCGAGGGCGTCTTCGCGTACGATCCGGAGACGCTAACCGAGGACTTTGACGTGACGATGAAAATACTCCGCTCGGGGTATCGCGTTTCCGTCAGCGATGCCCGCGTCTATACCGAGGCTCCGGACACCTGGACGTCGCTTTACAACCAGCGACTCCGATGGTATCGGGGCAACTACATGACACTGTTCAAGCACATTCGGGTGGTCGTCGACTCCTCGTACGGCCTCCTTCATCGACTTGCGGTTCCATTTCGGTTAGTCGAGTTGTTCTTCTTGCCCGTCGCCACCTGGATCATACTCGGGTTCATCGCCTGGTTGCTCCTGGGAGGACAGGTCGTTCAGGTGCTCGCGCTGTTCGTCTTCTTTACGAGCATCATCGTCCTCATCGCAGCGCTCGGCATTCTCATCGAGGGCGAGGACTGGCGGTTGATCATCTACGCGCCGCTTTTCGTTATCGGCTACAAGCACTTTCACGACGCGTTGAACCTCAAGTGTCTGTTCGACGTTCTCTCTGACCGGGACCTCGACTGGACGCATGCACAGCGAATCGATCAACGAGACGCCGACGACTCACCAACCGAATAA
- a CDS encoding carbohydrate kinase family protein: MGPTVLAAGHVNWDVTLRVDRLPEADGEATIRSQRQSGGGSAANVAAALAGLEVETGLIGSVGDDDNGLLARRELEEAGVALSGLQVVEDASTAVKYLLVDDTGEVSILGTDGVNEAIEPSDLEPTRIRGVDHVHLTSQRPETASAIASTAGDAGVTVSFDPGRRFGDREYGETLEHTDILFVTDREATALVDEPVKHRSEEQLLVTTSGDDGATVRRGAETYTHPGYDVTATDTAGAGDAFAAGFIASRLEGADLEQALEYANACGALTASRDGARSAPTATALEEFLSERS, translated from the coding sequence ATGGGCCCCACCGTACTCGCCGCCGGCCACGTCAACTGGGACGTGACGCTTCGCGTCGACCGACTCCCCGAAGCCGACGGTGAAGCGACGATTCGCTCGCAACGCCAATCCGGCGGCGGCAGTGCCGCGAACGTCGCCGCCGCCCTCGCCGGACTCGAGGTCGAGACGGGGCTGATCGGCAGCGTCGGCGACGACGACAACGGCTTGCTCGCGAGACGCGAACTCGAGGAGGCTGGCGTCGCGTTGTCGGGGCTACAGGTCGTCGAGGACGCCAGTACGGCCGTCAAGTACCTGCTCGTCGACGACACGGGCGAAGTATCGATTCTCGGCACCGACGGCGTCAACGAAGCCATCGAGCCGTCGGACCTCGAGCCGACCCGGATCCGCGGGGTCGACCACGTGCACCTGACGAGCCAGCGTCCCGAAACTGCCAGCGCGATCGCGAGCACCGCTGGGGACGCCGGCGTCACCGTCAGCTTCGACCCCGGGCGTCGATTCGGCGACCGCGAGTACGGAGAGACGCTCGAGCACACCGATATCCTGTTCGTCACCGATCGGGAGGCGACGGCACTGGTCGACGAGCCCGTGAAACACCGAAGCGAGGAACAGCTGCTCGTGACGACCTCCGGCGACGACGGCGCAACGGTCAGACGTGGGGCGGAAACGTACACACATCCCGGCTACGACGTGACCGCGACGGATACGGCGGGTGCCGGCGACGCGTTCGCCGCCGGATTCATCGCGTCGCGACTCGAGGGGGCCGATCTCGAGCAGGCGCTCGAGTACGCGAACGCCTGTGGAGCGTTGACTGCGAGTCGAGACGGTGCGCGAAGTGCTCCGACGGCAACGGCGCTCGAGGAGTTTCTCAGTGAACGATCCTGA
- a CDS encoding amphi-Trp domain-containing protein, with protein sequence MADHDDERRSDEGEIDDERSSDEDEPDELELELERTDDRSAVAEMVRTLSNALADGRAFRVSAEEYTASVAIPERVRTEVEVEYEGDSDPPVAEFELELEWDDPDGSSVDLSEGGADTTGITLEDGSQANRDGRTSRFEVYEDRAEEWRWRLVHWNGNIVADSGEGYASRSNARRAVRNMREIVPSARLEDVQSE encoded by the coding sequence ATGGCCGATCACGACGACGAACGACGCAGCGACGAGGGAGAGATCGACGACGAACGGTCCAGCGACGAAGACGAGCCCGACGAACTCGAACTCGAACTCGAGCGCACGGACGACCGATCCGCCGTCGCCGAGATGGTGCGAACGCTTTCGAACGCGCTGGCAGACGGCCGAGCATTTCGGGTGAGCGCCGAGGAGTACACCGCGTCGGTCGCGATTCCCGAACGGGTCCGAACCGAGGTCGAGGTCGAGTACGAGGGCGACTCCGACCCGCCCGTCGCCGAATTCGAACTCGAACTCGAGTGGGACGATCCCGACGGTTCGAGCGTCGACCTGTCGGAAGGGGGTGCAGATACCACCGGAATTACGCTCGAGGACGGATCACAGGCGAACCGAGACGGGCGAACCAGTCGATTCGAGGTCTACGAAGACCGCGCGGAGGAGTGGCGCTGGCGACTCGTTCACTGGAACGGCAACATCGTCGCCGACAGCGGCGAGGGGTACGCCTCGCGCTCGAACGCCCGGCGAGCCGTTCGCAATATGCGTGAGATCGTTCCATCGGCTCGGTTGGAGGACGTCCAGTCGGAGTGA
- a CDS encoding AI-2E family transporter: MNRSKGYLLVLVTIFAYLSWQLVTPFLQFVLAAVLIAFVLYPLQRRLEKHVGPTISAFILLLVAIAGFIVPFVLVAAMIADDAVRILQDADAETLQLTEIEELIEEQAGLEVDIADSVMDSAQEIGTILLERSTEWFSMLTHTLIGLGLTLFLIYYLLKDGDKLMAWLRDKTPLPEDVQDDLYGELNEVMWAVLAGHVLIAIIEGVIAGLGLFATGIPNAGFWTFVMVVLSLVPLIGAPLVWIPASIYLLMIGEPILALALAVYSAIVVGIADDYLRPIVVDRYAEISPAVIILGVLGGIYAFGVMGLFFGPVILGAFLAVVDVIDENYDRLGGDSEPGET, from the coding sequence ATGAACCGGAGCAAAGGCTATCTGCTGGTGCTCGTCACCATCTTTGCGTACCTCTCGTGGCAACTCGTGACGCCGTTCTTACAGTTCGTTCTCGCTGCCGTGCTCATCGCGTTCGTGCTCTACCCGCTACAGCGTCGACTCGAGAAACACGTGGGGCCAACGATTTCGGCGTTCATCCTGCTCCTGGTTGCGATTGCCGGCTTCATCGTTCCGTTCGTGCTCGTGGCCGCGATGATCGCGGACGACGCGGTCAGAATCCTCCAAGATGCCGACGCAGAGACCCTCCAACTGACGGAAATCGAAGAGCTAATCGAAGAACAGGCCGGACTCGAGGTTGATATCGCCGACTCCGTGATGGACTCGGCTCAAGAGATCGGGACGATTCTGCTCGAGCGCTCGACGGAGTGGTTCAGCATGCTTACGCACACGCTGATCGGCCTCGGACTCACGCTCTTTCTCATCTACTATCTGCTCAAGGACGGCGACAAACTGATGGCGTGGCTCCGAGACAAGACGCCACTTCCCGAGGACGTACAGGACGACCTCTACGGCGAACTCAACGAAGTCATGTGGGCCGTTCTCGCCGGACACGTCCTGATCGCCATCATCGAGGGCGTCATCGCCGGATTAGGGCTGTTCGCTACCGGAATTCCCAACGCGGGCTTCTGGACGTTCGTCATGGTGGTCCTCTCGCTCGTCCCGCTGATCGGCGCGCCGCTGGTCTGGATTCCGGCTTCGATCTACCTCCTGATGATCGGCGAACCCATCCTCGCGCTCGCGCTGGCGGTCTACAGCGCCATCGTCGTCGGCATCGCCGACGACTACCTTCGCCCCATCGTGGTCGACCGCTACGCCGAGATTAGCCCTGCCGTGATCATCCTCGGCGTCCTCGGCGGCATCTACGCGTTCGGCGTCATGGGGCTCTTCTTCGGACCCGTGATCCTCGGCGCGTTCCTCGCGGTCGTCGACGTCATCGACGAGAACTACGACCGACTCGGGGGCGATTCCGAACCGGGGGAGACGTGA
- a CDS encoding nucleoside phosphorylase, which produces MATQPHLLVDDGELTDRVLIPGDPGRVDRIASHCDSSETIAENREYKVVNATYDGTELTICSTGIGCPSAAIAVEELANVGVETFIRVGTTGALQSDIEIGDMVVATGAAKNEGTSKRYEDVEYPAVPDYDVVSSLVDSAKANDEEIHVGPIASDDAYYAETDEHVADWEDAGLLCVEMEAAAVFTLARRKGLRAGAICTVDGNLVEGTQKGTDTEDDELPDKAKNNVGRAIDISLEAITQH; this is translated from the coding sequence ATGGCAACGCAGCCACACCTGTTAGTCGATGACGGAGAGTTGACAGACCGGGTACTCATTCCGGGCGACCCCGGTCGCGTCGACCGAATCGCCAGCCACTGTGACAGTTCGGAAACGATCGCCGAGAACCGCGAGTACAAGGTCGTCAACGCGACGTACGACGGCACGGAGCTGACGATCTGTTCGACCGGTATCGGCTGTCCATCGGCAGCAATTGCAGTCGAAGAACTGGCGAACGTCGGCGTCGAGACCTTCATCCGCGTCGGGACGACCGGCGCACTCCAGTCCGACATCGAAATCGGTGACATGGTCGTCGCGACCGGTGCCGCGAAGAACGAAGGGACCTCGAAACGCTACGAAGACGTCGAGTACCCGGCCGTGCCGGACTACGACGTCGTCTCGAGTCTCGTCGATTCTGCTAAGGCCAACGACGAGGAGATCCACGTCGGGCCGATCGCCTCCGACGACGCCTACTACGCCGAAACCGACGAGCACGTCGCCGACTGGGAAGACGCCGGCCTGCTCTGCGTCGAGATGGAAGCCGCCGCCGTCTTCACGCTCGCGCGCCGAAAGGGCCTGCGCGCCGGGGCCATCTGTACCGTCGACGGTAACCTCGTCGAAGGCACCCAGAAGGGCACCGACACCGAAGACGACGAACTCCCGGACAAAGCCAAGAACAACGTCGGCCGCGCCATCGACATCTCGCTCGAGGCCATCACGCAACACTAA